Proteins encoded together in one Sphingomonas radiodurans window:
- a CDS encoding M67 family metallopeptidase, with protein sequence MDSTLQISSLLVERIVAEASASRDEVCGLLLGCDGIVTEVRPCRNVHSMPATRFELDPVALFAALRGVRAGGPQVLGHYHSHPSGVVLPSATDAADAAPDGTFWLIVAGDVVAAWRAVSDGAVHGRFDPVTLAIAR encoded by the coding sequence ATGGATAGTACGCTCCAAATTTCAAGTTTGCTGGTCGAGCGGATCGTCGCTGAAGCGAGCGCGTCGCGCGACGAGGTTTGTGGGCTTCTGTTGGGGTGCGATGGCATCGTGACGGAGGTGCGGCCATGTCGCAACGTACATTCCATGCCCGCCACGCGGTTCGAGCTCGATCCGGTGGCGCTGTTCGCCGCGTTGCGCGGGGTTAGGGCGGGCGGTCCGCAGGTTCTTGGCCATTATCATTCGCACCCGTCTGGCGTGGTTTTGCCGTCCGCGACCGATGCTGCCGACGCTGCCCCGGACGGCACGTTCTGGCTGATCGTCGCAGGTGATGTCGTCGCCGCCTGGCGAGCAGTGAGCGATGGAGCGGTGCACGGGCGCTTCGATCCGGTTACCCTCGCCATTGCACGCTAG
- a CDS encoding histidine phosphotransferase family protein, whose protein sequence is MTIDPVDFASLLCSRLCHDLLSPIGALNNGLELLADETDPAMRERCMELLAESARTSAAKLKFFRLAFGAAGGFGESVDSREAQQAIEGLFGETKRLTINWMVEEQFLPKTAIKVLLNLAMIAGDALVRGGTLDIGGEANDGAIEIVLKAEGPRIVLDEELRATLVDGVAGDAVTPRAAAAFLVHQMVSGADGKVLVSAPADNVLLFGAAMRAQ, encoded by the coding sequence ATGACCATCGATCCCGTTGATTTCGCGAGCCTGCTCTGTTCTCGCCTGTGCCACGATTTGCTTTCGCCGATCGGGGCGCTGAACAACGGGCTGGAGCTGCTCGCCGACGAGACTGATCCCGCAATGCGCGAGCGCTGCATGGAGTTGCTGGCGGAAAGCGCGCGCACCTCGGCGGCCAAGCTCAAGTTCTTCCGCCTCGCGTTCGGCGCTGCCGGTGGCTTTGGTGAATCGGTCGATTCTCGCGAGGCGCAGCAGGCGATCGAGGGTCTGTTCGGCGAAACGAAGCGGCTGACGATCAACTGGATGGTCGAGGAGCAGTTCCTGCCCAAGACGGCGATCAAGGTGCTGCTGAACCTCGCGATGATTGCGGGCGACGCACTGGTTCGCGGCGGCACGCTCGATATCGGCGGCGAGGCGAACGACGGCGCGATCGAGATCGTGCTGAAGGCGGAAGGCCCGCGCATCGTGCTCGACGAGGAACTGCGCGCGACCTTGGTCGATGGGGTCGCGGGCGATGCTGTGACACCGCGGGCGGCCGCGGCGTTCCTGGTGCATCAAATGGTGTCAGGCGCGGACGGCAAGGTGCTGGTGAGCGCACCGGCAGACAATGTGCTCCTTTTCGGTGCGGCGATGCGCGCGCAGTAA
- a CDS encoding chemotaxis protein CheA — MDDLLQEFIAETRETLAALSGEIVAWEADPSDRARLDSIFRFVHTVKGSCGFLDLPRLARLSHAAEDVLQSVRSGERAPDTRLVNAVLAIVDRIGEIVEAIDAGAPLDDSAEDLLLAALDGEAAPAPTAAPVTTASSAASAPRAPARSIRLSVDLLDRMMNGVSEMVLARNELARRLRETGDLSLESAIDRLSLTVSELRDTVTRTRMQAIDSLFSAVPRLVRDTAAALDKKVALSIEGADVELDREMVELLRDPLMHIVRNAIDHGIETPEERRHAGKPETGRLAIVARQSGNRIIVEIVDDGRGVDTLRLVERRMVQEPTRAAELSALDEQARLALVFEPGLSTRDEVTALSGRGVGMDVVRTNVEQIGGSIRLDNVPGRGLTTTIEVPLTLAILSAVVIEVGADSYAVPRQAVEEIIAANSAAVRIDKVGDTMLATVRGRRLPLVSLGEMLGAGEGIGPMLMIVNLPGGMFALGVDAVIDTQELVVKPVAPAVMMAGIYAGQMLPDTGHPLLLLDCAGIAAVAGIAFERVVTFEPEEAEVVPEGPAVLLFEGLDGQRRAVALSRIDRIETVPAASLRQAGGRWWVTARAGIVALLPGDAPIAERGDLSMLLIDQTDGPVGYLIRRALDIITIDNEILPVDGAGLVTGIAVIEGEPVELVEPLRLLGVTLVAVGARPICLLQGTDTIWMEAFLRPTVEAAGYRVARTLAPGESAAVTLSTEDTADHGSGIVRLARDATTGRPQLDPETLARALGMGVGR; from the coding sequence ATGGACGATCTGCTGCAGGAATTCATCGCGGAAACGCGCGAGACGCTCGCCGCGCTGTCGGGCGAGATCGTCGCCTGGGAGGCCGATCCGTCGGATCGGGCGCGGCTCGATTCGATCTTCCGCTTTGTCCACACCGTGAAAGGCAGCTGCGGTTTTCTTGATCTGCCGCGGCTCGCCCGGCTGAGCCATGCCGCCGAGGACGTGCTGCAAAGCGTACGCTCGGGCGAGCGGGCGCCCGACACGCGGCTGGTGAATGCCGTGCTAGCGATTGTCGACCGGATCGGCGAGATCGTCGAGGCGATCGACGCGGGCGCCCCGCTCGACGATTCGGCGGAGGATCTGCTGCTCGCGGCGCTCGATGGCGAGGCCGCACCCGCGCCAACTGCGGCTCCCGTCACGACTGCGTCGTCGGCCGCAAGCGCGCCACGCGCGCCTGCGCGCAGCATTCGCCTGTCGGTCGATCTGCTCGATCGCATGATGAACGGCGTGTCGGAAATGGTGCTGGCGCGCAACGAGCTCGCCCGCCGCCTGCGCGAGACGGGCGACCTGTCGCTCGAGTCCGCGATCGACCGGCTGTCGCTGACCGTGTCGGAGCTGCGCGATACCGTGACGCGGACGCGGATGCAGGCGATCGATTCGCTGTTCTCCGCCGTGCCGCGCCTGGTGCGTGATACAGCCGCAGCGTTGGACAAGAAGGTCGCGCTGTCGATCGAGGGCGCCGATGTCGAACTCGACCGCGAGATGGTCGAGCTGCTGCGCGATCCGCTCATGCACATTGTTCGCAACGCGATCGACCATGGGATCGAAACGCCCGAGGAGCGTCGTCATGCCGGCAAACCCGAGACTGGGCGGCTCGCCATCGTGGCGCGGCAGTCGGGCAATCGCATCATCGTCGAGATCGTCGATGATGGCCGTGGGGTCGATACCCTGCGGCTGGTCGAACGTCGCATGGTGCAGGAGCCGACGCGTGCCGCCGAACTCAGCGCGCTCGACGAGCAAGCGCGCCTCGCACTGGTGTTCGAGCCCGGCCTGTCGACACGCGATGAAGTTACCGCGCTGTCGGGTCGCGGCGTCGGAATGGACGTGGTGCGCACCAACGTGGAGCAGATCGGCGGATCGATCCGCCTCGACAATGTACCCGGGCGCGGCCTCACCACCACGATCGAGGTGCCGCTTACGCTGGCCATCCTGTCCGCGGTGGTGATCGAAGTTGGCGCCGACAGCTATGCCGTGCCGCGCCAGGCGGTGGAGGAAATCATCGCGGCTAATTCGGCGGCGGTGCGGATCGACAAGGTGGGCGATACGATGCTCGCGACGGTGCGCGGCCGGCGCCTGCCGCTCGTCTCGCTCGGCGAAATGCTGGGGGCGGGCGAGGGGATCGGCCCGATGCTGATGATCGTCAACTTGCCGGGCGGCATGTTCGCGCTTGGCGTCGACGCGGTGATCGATACGCAGGAACTGGTGGTGAAACCGGTCGCGCCGGCGGTGATGATGGCGGGAATCTATGCCGGGCAGATGCTGCCCGACACCGGGCACCCGCTGCTGCTGCTGGACTGCGCCGGAATCGCGGCGGTGGCCGGCATCGCATTCGAGCGCGTCGTGACATTTGAGCCCGAGGAGGCGGAGGTTGTGCCGGAAGGCCCTGCCGTCTTGCTGTTCGAGGGCCTGGATGGCCAGCGTCGCGCGGTCGCGCTGAGCAGGATCGATCGGATCGAGACGGTGCCCGCGGCGTCGTTGCGGCAGGCCGGAGGACGCTGGTGGGTGACGGCGCGCGCCGGCATCGTCGCGCTGCTACCCGGCGACGCGCCGATCGCCGAGCGGGGCGACCTCTCGATGCTGCTGATCGATCAGACGGACGGCCCCGTCGGCTATCTCATCCGGCGTGCGCTCGACATCATCACTATCGATAACGAAATCCTGCCGGTGGATGGCGCCGGCCTAGTGACGGGCATTGCAGTGATCGAAGGCGAGCCGGTCGAGCTGGTCGAGCCATTGCGCCTGCTGGGTGTCACGCTAGTCGCCGTCGGTGCGCGGCCAATCTGCCTGCTGCAGGGCACCGACACGATCTGGATGGAAGCATTCCTGCGTCCGACGGTCGAGGCGGCCGGGTATCGTGTCGCCCGCACGCTTGCGCCCGGCGAGAGCGCGGCGGTGACGCTTTCGACCGAGGATACGGCCGATCACGGCAGCGGGATCGTGCGGCTTGCGCGGGACGCCACTACCGGCCGGCCGCAGCTGGATCCGGAAACGCTGGCGCGCGCGCTCGGTATGGGAGTGGGCCGATGA
- a CDS encoding chemotaxis protein CheW, translating to MSGLHLLAHVGGRGIAVPCEAVESVVGIPAIVAAPRAHPAVRGLAALRSRVVTVVDTWHVLGLQPGPEVASRAILTVVDGHYHAVLVDSLEDVAPLAVEPVPSGLALGPRWGALVTGAAERDGEPLLVIDLSALVGSLTTID from the coding sequence ATGAGCGGATTGCATCTGCTGGCGCATGTCGGCGGCCGCGGCATCGCGGTGCCGTGCGAGGCGGTCGAATCGGTCGTCGGTATCCCGGCGATCGTCGCGGCGCCGCGTGCGCATCCGGCGGTCCGCGGGCTTGCCGCGTTGCGCAGCCGGGTCGTGACGGTGGTCGACACTTGGCATGTGCTTGGACTCCAGCCCGGGCCGGAGGTTGCGAGCCGTGCGATCCTGACCGTCGTCGACGGGCATTATCATGCGGTTCTCGTCGATTCGCTCGAGGACGTGGCGCCGCTGGCGGTGGAGCCGGTTCCGAGCGGCCTGGCACTTGGCCCACGCTGGGGCGCACTGGTTACCGGCGCCGCCGAGCGTGACGGCGAGCCGCTGCTCGTGATCGATCTGTCGGCGCTGGTCGGGTCACTGACTACGATCGATTAA
- a CDS encoding response regulator, protein MKSCLVVDDSKVIRKVARHILEGLDFSVSEAADGREALDSCIASTPDVVLLDWNMPVMSGMDFLRALRETTLQHRPKVVFCTTENGMAHIRAAIEAGADEYVMKPFDRETLESKLQIVGVA, encoded by the coding sequence ATGAAATCGTGTCTGGTCGTCGACGATTCGAAAGTGATCCGCAAAGTTGCGCGGCACATCCTGGAGGGGCTCGATTTCTCCGTGTCCGAAGCGGCGGACGGGCGCGAGGCGCTCGACTCATGCATTGCTAGCACGCCTGACGTGGTCTTGCTCGATTGGAACATGCCAGTGATGAGCGGGATGGATTTCCTCCGCGCGCTCCGTGAAACGACTCTGCAGCACCGCCCGAAGGTGGTGTTCTGCACCACCGAGAACGGCATGGCGCATATCCGCGCCGCGATCGAGGCCGGCGCCGACGAATATGTCATGAAGCCGTTCGATCGCGAGACGCTCGAAAGCAAGCTCCAGATCGTCGGCGTCGCCTGA
- a CDS encoding chemotaxis protein CheB encodes MLIVDDSSVARAVLTRMVEDGAIALVAATVPDVQGALEFLASNTVDVILLDLEMPGVDGLTGLPALLVASAGAKVLVVSSAAGDGAAASVQALALGAADTLVKPGRSVTAGGFGHALAEKLARLGERTSPMLRAVSRRAAAAKVGPQREFDLVAIGASTGGILALNTMLRALPASFRTPIVVTQHLPAAFVPYFVGQLSAATGRRCEVASDRLALREGMVVVAPGDAHLVGVSLPGGRAAVRLCRTPVANGNMPSVDPMFTTFADCLGPRLLAVVLSGMGRDGLEGAGRVHATGGSVVVQDEASSVVWGMPGAVAAAGLADAVLPPEAIGAFVGATRALA; translated from the coding sequence GTGCTGATTGTCGATGATTCGTCCGTCGCGCGCGCGGTGTTGACGCGGATGGTGGAGGACGGTGCAATCGCACTTGTCGCTGCGACCGTGCCGGACGTGCAGGGCGCGCTCGAGTTTCTCGCCAGTAACACGGTCGACGTCATCCTGCTCGATCTTGAAATGCCGGGCGTCGATGGGCTTACTGGGCTTCCCGCGCTGCTGGTGGCAAGTGCGGGCGCCAAGGTGCTCGTCGTGTCGTCCGCGGCCGGTGATGGCGCGGCGGCATCGGTTCAGGCGCTGGCGCTCGGTGCGGCCGATACGCTGGTCAAACCGGGGCGCAGCGTCACCGCCGGCGGCTTCGGCCATGCGCTGGCCGAAAAGCTGGCGCGACTGGGCGAGCGGACGAGCCCAATGCTGCGCGCGGTGTCGCGCCGCGCCGCCGCGGCGAAGGTGGGCCCGCAGCGCGAATTTGACCTCGTGGCGATCGGTGCGTCGACAGGCGGGATCCTCGCACTCAACACCATGTTACGTGCGCTGCCGGCGTCGTTCCGCACCCCGATTGTCGTGACACAGCATCTTCCGGCTGCCTTCGTCCCCTATTTCGTCGGGCAACTGTCCGCTGCCACAGGCCGGCGCTGCGAGGTCGCGAGCGATCGGCTCGCCTTGCGTGAGGGGATGGTCGTCGTCGCGCCGGGCGACGCGCATCTGGTCGGCGTGTCGCTACCCGGCGGCCGCGCTGCCGTTCGCTTGTGCCGCACGCCAGTCGCCAATGGCAACATGCCGTCGGTAGATCCGATGTTCACGACGTTCGCCGACTGCTTGGGGCCGCGCTTGTTGGCGGTGGTGCTGAGCGGAATGGGACGTGATGGCCTTGAGGGCGCCGGCCGGGTTCATGCGACGGGCGGCAGCGTCGTCGTGCAGGATGAAGCGAGTTCGGTCGTGTGGGGAATGCCCGGTGCGGTCGCCGCTGCGGGCCTGGCCGACGCGGTGTTGCCGCCCGAGGCGATCGGCGCCTTCGTCGGCGCTACCCGGGCGCTCGCCTGA